The DNA sequence CGACTAATTCTTTACCAAAGTCACTTAGCCCCTTCCATTGGCGACGAAGATCATAGGACGAGTCAGAAATGTGGTTAGACAAAGAATGAGCTAATGTGATGTAACGAATGCCTCGCTCATAAAACATTTTTAAGTTGTCAATGCTGCCGGCAATCGGGCTACCGTTTTCCATTCCCATTGGTAATGAAATAACACCACGTTTAAAATGATCTTCAACATCTTTGGTTGAATAAGCTACTGCGAACTTCTCTGGAGCTCGGGCTTCAATTGCTTCCACTGAATCAATCAGCTCGTGCGCCATTTGAACCCCAAAATCTTTACCCGGGCCTTCGAACGTTGCTGGAATATATATCGACATAAAAGGTGCGTTTAGGCCACCTTCTACCGCACGAGGGTAATCAAAGTCACCCTTAGCCGTGGCTTCTGTCACGTCTTCCCAACGTTTTTTTATGCGGTATGGAACGTCAATATGACTATCAACAATGATTGTACTTTGCGCTATTTTTCTTGCTTTATCAGTAACTTCAATCGCTTGAGAATTGGTAGAAACCAAACCAAAGGCCAGAGCCGCTGACACCAAAGAGAGTTTAAAAGACATGGGGTTCCCTTTCATTTTTATTTGAATTGTTTTTGAATAACGACCATTTAACCACGTTCAACAACGTGTTTAAACTTACATTGATAGTGAAAAATTGGTGATTCAACGATGGCGTTTTAATTCTGACGTATACCATCTAGATAATCGTAGAAGTAATAGTCAGTGATAGGTAATGCCATACTTGCTTCTCGACTCTTTCCAGTAAAGTCAGAGGGCACAAGTTGCAGACAAATTTTACCAAATCGCATGGTTAATTTGGGCGTGATCAACCAATCGGCATTTTTTGGTGAGTGCTGAGCATATAAACTGAGCTGATCTTTAACTAGTTCTTCAACAATATGTGCACCGCGCTGCCTAAAAGGCAGTGCCGGCAACTCATTTTTAAGTGGGGCAAGTCGGTAATACAGCTCAGAAGGCTCGATCGAAAAGTACACGGCAAGTTCGTTAATAAGCTGCTGAATTTGCAACTCTAATAACAAATACTGTTCTGCTCGGTGATAATAAGGGCTGAACTTATCCAACTGACCTAAACGA is a window from the Psychrosphaera ytuae genome containing:
- a CDS encoding dipeptidase, producing the protein MSFKLSLVSAALAFGLVSTNSQAIEVTDKARKIAQSTIIVDSHIDVPYRIKKRWEDVTEATAKGDFDYPRAVEGGLNAPFMSIYIPATFEGPGKDFGVQMAHELIDSVEAIEARAPEKFAVAYSTKDVEDHFKRGVISLPMGMENGSPIAGSIDNLKMFYERGIRYITLAHSLSNHISDSSYDLRRQWKGLSDFGKELVVEMNKIGMMVDISHVSDAAFYQTLEITKAPVIASHSSLRRFTPGFERNMDDDMIKALGKNGGVIMINFGSSFVSKETREWQSKLSKLMEEAGTKWGEPKAEEIAKKYREENPYPYASLEMVLDHIDHVKALVGIDHIGIGSDYDGVGDSLPRDLKDVSYFPHFVQGLLNRGYTEAEIKKILSGNFMRVWKQVEELATKM